The Streptomyces sp. NBC_00286 nucleotide sequence CCTGGGCATGGCCGGAATGCGACTCAACGGAAAGCTCGAGTACAACACCTTCACCGTCGCCGCCTCAGTCGTCATAGCCGTCGCGGCCGCGACGGCGGCGCTCTGGGCGGCGGGTCAGATCCGCGGTTTCCTGTGGAGTGTGGGCGCGAGCCTCGTCATGGGCCTCGCGGTCAGCGGCATGCACTACACGGGCATGGCCGCGCTCAGCGTCCATCTGCACGGCACCACCAACGTCCCCGCCGGTGACTCGCCCGCGGCCCTGCTGGCCCCCATGCTGATCGGCCCTCTCACGTTCCTGTTGCTGGCCGGCGCCGTCGTGATGTTCGACCCGCTGATGGTCATGGGCAAGCCCGAGTGGAGCCCCGCCCAGAAGAAGCCCGGAATCCCGGCCCACATGGTCCGCCACACCGGCCGCCGGCCCACAACCCGCCCGCGTCGCCGCCCCGACCGCCCCGGCTCCAGGACCCCGCAGCGCTGGTAAGCCGACCCCGTTGTCAGTGCGGAGTCGTACGGTGGATTCCATGCGGCCCGTATCCAAGATCGAACGCACGGTGGCGCCCTTCGAGGTCGTCAGCCCCTACTCGCCCAGCGGCGACCAGCCCGCTGCCATCGCCGAGCTCGAACGGCGCATTCGCGCAGGTGAGAAGGATGTCGTCCTCCTCGGCGCGACCGGCACCGGTAAGTCCGCGACCACCGCGTGGATGATCGAGAAGCTCCAGCGCCCCACCCTCGTGATGGCGCCGAACAAAACCCTGGCCGCCCAGCTGGCCAACGAGTTCCGAGAGCTCCTGCCGAACAACGCGGTCGAATACTTCGTCTCGTACTACGACTACTACCAGCCCGAGGCATACGTCCCGCAGTCGGACACCTACATCGAGAAGGACTCCTCGATCAACGAGGAGGTCGAGCGCCTGCGCCACTCCGCGACCAACTCACTGCTCACCCGCCGTGACGTCGTCGTGGTCGCCTCGGTCTCCTGCATCTACGGCCTCGGCACACCGCAGGAGTACGTCGACCGCATGGTCGCCCTCAAGATCGGCGACGAGATCGACCGCGATCAGCTGCTGCGTCGCTTCGTCGACATCCAGTACACGCGCAACGACATGGCGTTCGCCCGGGGCACCTTCCGGGTCCGCGGCGACACCATCGAGATCTTCCCGGTCTACGAGGAACTGGCCGTCCGCATCGAGATGTTCGGCGACGAGATCGAGGCCCTCTCCACGCTGCATCCGCTCACCGGCGAGGTCATCAGCGACGACGAGCAGCTGTACGTCTTCCCGGCATCCCACTACGTGGCAGGCCCGCAGCGCATGGAGAAGGCCGTCAACGGCATCGAGAAGGAACTCGAGGAGCGCCTCGCCGAGCTGGAGAAGCAGGGCAAGCTCCTGGAGGCCCAGCGGCTGCGCATGCGCACCACGTACGACCTCGAGATGCTTCGCCAGATCGGCTCCTGCTCCGGCGTCGAGAACTACTCGATGCACTTCGACGACCGCGAGCCCGGCTCCCCGCCCAACACCCTCCTCGACTACTTCCCGGACGACTTCATGCTGGTCATCGACGAGTCGCACGTCACCGTGCCGCAGATCGGTGCCATGTACGAAGGCGACGCCTCCCGTAAGCGCACGCTCGTCGACCACGGCTTCCGGCTGCCCTCCGCCCTGGACAACCGCCCCCTGAAGTGGGAGGAGTTCCAGGAGCGCATCGGACAGACCGTCTATCTGTCGGCAACCCCGGGACAGTACGAACTCTCCCGCTCCGACGGCCATGTCGAGCAGATCATCCGCCCCACCGGCCTCGTCGACCCGGAGGTCGTGGTCAAGCCCACCGAGGGCCAGATCGACGATCTGGTGCACGAGATCCGCAAGCGCACCGAGAAGGACGAGCGCGTCCTGGTCACCACGCTCACCAAGAAGATGGCCGAGGACCTCACCGACTACTTCCTCGAACTGGGCATCCAGGTGCGC carries:
- a CDS encoding MHYT domain-containing protein: MQGTVDGFSYGLVTPLVAYLMACLGGALGLRCTTRSMLVSHSWRPGWLALGSAAIGSGIWTMHFIAMMGFSVQETPIHYDKPITFASLGVAILMVGIGIFIVGYKGASGTALFTGGTITGLGIASMHYLGMAGMRLNGKLEYNTFTVAASVVIAVAAATAALWAAGQIRGFLWSVGASLVMGLAVSGMHYTGMAALSVHLHGTTNVPAGDSPAALLAPMLIGPLTFLLLAGAVVMFDPLMVMGKPEWSPAQKKPGIPAHMVRHTGRRPTTRPRRRPDRPGSRTPQRW
- the uvrB gene encoding excinuclease ABC subunit UvrB, coding for MRPVSKIERTVAPFEVVSPYSPSGDQPAAIAELERRIRAGEKDVVLLGATGTGKSATTAWMIEKLQRPTLVMAPNKTLAAQLANEFRELLPNNAVEYFVSYYDYYQPEAYVPQSDTYIEKDSSINEEVERLRHSATNSLLTRRDVVVVASVSCIYGLGTPQEYVDRMVALKIGDEIDRDQLLRRFVDIQYTRNDMAFARGTFRVRGDTIEIFPVYEELAVRIEMFGDEIEALSTLHPLTGEVISDDEQLYVFPASHYVAGPQRMEKAVNGIEKELEERLAELEKQGKLLEAQRLRMRTTYDLEMLRQIGSCSGVENYSMHFDDREPGSPPNTLLDYFPDDFMLVIDESHVTVPQIGAMYEGDASRKRTLVDHGFRLPSALDNRPLKWEEFQERIGQTVYLSATPGQYELSRSDGHVEQIIRPTGLVDPEVVVKPTEGQIDDLVHEIRKRTEKDERVLVTTLTKKMAEDLTDYFLELGIQVRYLHSDVDTLRRVELLRELRAGEFDVLVGINLLREGLDLPEVSLVAILDADKEGFLRSGTSLIQTIGRAARNVSGQVHMYADRITPAMEKAIEETNRRREKQVAYNKEKGIDPQPLRKKINDIVAQIAREDVDTEQLLGTGYRNLKDGKAAKAPVPALGSQAAKGAKPAKGKAKETVPTDRPAAELAAQIEEMTERMRAAAADLQFEIAARLRDEVSEMKKELRQMKEAGIA